Proteins encoded together in one Thamnophis elegans isolate rThaEle1 chromosome 10, rThaEle1.pri, whole genome shotgun sequence window:
- the LOC116513713 gene encoding uncharacterized protein LOC116513713: MDMQDSDSEQFSADFPRPQSDRQSIAPQQHPSSPAQDLQGMENEPQPSTSRGIQEPVCKKSRMWADIPQRTVTDSDNTSEEDVMSGTQSADEGEALEDSATLSATEAPEVFLERMQAWHRNFENFTATEYYERYRFVNMEYVQSFTQAIDIIHNEIQGLLNRISREIRPNDFIQLRMDAEELGRPLFSVRRHLEDLDADQFLSYVENLLQSNVELLWRNSLEFTVTIVKNREGGGLRKLGTVLFSKVLEKKKQHLIDFNVEGMFLCFAGSLLTLLDNGTSTKQEIITRAVALHETLGIPTDHRIDFSQIHLFEDYFGITIKIVFYHEGGWRFFVTGGSLEVRVEFMLLHDSHYYGVKNIKGFMGARYFCKMCHTAYHHKFKHDCQYFCRACTGSECRKLPGRSVKCQTCKTLCRSKSCLEMHERLASEGKISCEANVFCSRCGIYVPVPHTECKKVTCGQCDAVVDNLVGHLCFLKRLYKPNIGASYIVYDFECCQETGTHIPNYVYAMDMLDGQEVRKWEWSGVKCLEEFVKTFVQPKFKGSTFIAHNSKSYDGYLILRQLIREKVKVKLLTQGGKLLCITLPMFHIRFIDSLSFLPMKLSKMPKAMGFQGSKGYFPHLFNTTENQEYVGTLPEARYYSPDTMMPGEREDFEKWYAANKDTAFNLKKELAYYCKEDVKILRRACNKFREQVMEMTSRECFTGRGGDILEEREIHCIDPFQYVTLASICMAQYRFMFLKKNTIALAPLDNYQKSKKSFSACSIQWLMYIEHTEGINIQHALQGGEKQVGIYFLDGFAIINGIPTAFEFYGCFFHGCPICYKPQDFNSLLDSTYGMLHARTMAKEDYLHSLGFVVRNIWEHEWNGLMKRDAGLKQFLTDSKIPTPLNPRDAFFGGRTNATCLYYKPKQGEQILYYDFTSLYPFVNKNKMYPIGHPEIIYQNFGDIKQYFGLAKVKVYTPRGLYFPVLPHKAGGKLMFSLCATCTENQQVTECLHNDEERALTGTWCTVELNVALEKGYRIAEIYEVWHFERKSKNLFSGYINMHLRQKQEASGYPDWCRTEEDKERYVRDYEKKEGVLLRREHIEVNPAKRQIAKLFLNSLWGKFGQSTNHMTTSVVTEPEELFQYLFVPYYEVSSCEFLDDEAAVVTWKTAKNQPTKSTCTNVFIAEQTIYILKIYILNSYRSTHISFCHSEAVFFYGQPCTVSEVN, encoded by the exons ATGGATATGCAAG ATAGTGACAGCGAACAGTTCTCTGCTGATTTTCCAAGGCCACAAAGCGATCGACAGAGTATTGCACCACAGCAGCACCCGTCAAGCCCTGCACAGGATTTACAAGGGATGGAAAATGAACCCCAACCATCAACATCTCGTGGAATACAAG agcCTGTTTGTAAAAAGTCAAGAATGTGGGCTGACATCCCTCAGAGGACGGTAACAGACAGTGACAATACCAGTGAAGAGGATGTTATGTCAGGAACCCAATCAGCAGATGAGGGGGAGGCCTTGGAAGACTCTGCCACATTAAGTGCAACAGAAGCCCCAGAGGTGTTCCTCGAAAGAATGCAAGCATGGCATAGAAACTTTGAGAATTTCACGGCGACAGAATACTATGAGCGTTATAGATTTGTAAATATGGAATATGTTCAATCATTCACGCAAGCTATAGATATTATTCATAATGAGATACAGGGCCTTTTGAACCGTATTTCCAGGGAGATAAGGCCCAATGATTTTATACAATTGCGGATGGATGCTGAGGAATTAGGGAGGCCCTTATTTAGTGTTAGGAGGCATCTGGAGGATTTAGATGCTGATCAGTTCCTTAGTTATGTAGAGAATTTATTACAGAGCAACGTTGAACTCTTGTGGAGGAATTCTTTGGAATTTACAGTCACTATTGTGAAGAACCGGGAGGGTGGAGGTCTTAGGAAATTAGGAACAGTTCTATTCAGTAAGGTATTGGAGAAGAAAAAACAGCACCTGATTGATTTCAATGTGGAGGGGATGTTTCTGTGTTTTGCAGGCAGCCTGCTGACATTGTTAGATAACGGGACGTCTACTAAACAAGAAATTATTACCAGAGCTGTGGCCCTACATGAAACCCTGGGTATTCCTACAGATCACAGAATTGACTTTTCACAGATACACTTATTTGAGGACTACTTCGGTATAACTATAAAGATCGTGTTTTACCATGAAGGGGGTTGGAGATTTTTTGTAACAGGAGGGTCCCTGGAAGTAAGAGTAGAGTTTATGCTGTTACACGACAGTCATTACTATGGTGTAAAAAACATAAAAGGCTTCATGGGTGCTCGTTACTTCTGCAAGATGTGCCACACAGCATATCACCATAAATTTAAGCATGATTGTCAATATTTTTGTCGAGCCTGCACAGGTTCAGAATGCCGCAAATTGCCAGGAAGGAGTGTGAAGTGCCAAACGTGCAAAACGCTTTGCAGATCTAAGTCATGTCTTGAAATGCATGAAAGGCTGGCTTCGGAAGGAAAAATTAGTTGTGAAGCTAATGTGTTTTGTTCTAGGTGTGGTATCTATGTGCCGGTCCCACACACCGAATGTAAGAAGGTAACGTGCGGGCAGTGTGATGCTGTAGTAGATAACTTGGTAGGTCACTTATGTTTTCTGAAAAGGCTTTACAAACCAAATATCGGTGCCAGTTACATTGTGTATGATTTTGAATGTTGTCAAGAAACAGGAACACACATACCAAATTATGTGTATGCTATGGACATGCTGGATGGTCAAGAGGTTAGAAAGTGGGAATGGTCCGGAGTTAAATGTCTGGAGGAATTTGTGAAAACGTTTGTGCAGCCTAAGTTTAAGGGTTCCACATTCATAGCCCACAACTCCAAGAGTTATGATGGTTACCTAATCCTCAGGCAGTTGATTCGTGAAAAGGTGAAGGTAAAACTCTTAACTCAAGGAGGCAAACTGTTATGCATAACCCTACCTATGTTTCACATACGTTTTATTGACAGCCTTTCTTTTTTACCAATGAAGCTTAGTAAAATGCCAAAAGCTATGGGTTTTCAAGGCTCCAAGGGTTATTTCCCTCATTTGTTCAACACTACAGAGAATCAAGAGTATGTTGGAACTTTGCCAGAAGCCAGGTATTATAGTCCTGATACCATGATGCCTGGTGAGAGAGAGGACTTTGAGAAATGGTATGCGGCTAATAAAGATACAGCATTTAACCTCAAAAAAGAGCTTGCATACTATTGCAAAGAGGATGTAAAAATATTACGGAGGGCCTGCAATAAGTTTAGAGAACAAGTTATGGAAATGACAAGTAGAGAATGTTtcacagggagggggggagatattcttgaagagagagagattcactGCATTGATCCTTTCCAGTATGTGACATTAGCTTCAATTTGTATGGCACAGTACCGATTCATGTTTTTAAAGAAGAACACAATCGCACTGGCGCCTTTGGACAATTACCAGAAAAGCAAGAAAAGCTTTTCTGCTTGCTCTATACAGTGGTTGATGTATATAGAGCATACAGAAGGGATCAACATCCAACATGCACTGCAAGGTGGTGAAAAGCAAGTAGGTATCTATTTTTTGGATGGTTTTGCCATCATAAACGGGATACCCACAGCGTTTGAATTTTATGGTTGTTTTTTTCATGGATGCCCTATATGCTACAAGCCCCAGGACTTCAATAGTCTGCTTGATTCAACCTATGGCATGTTGCATGCTCGCACTATGGCTAAAGAAGATTACCTACATAGTTTAGGTTTTGTAGTACGAAACATCTGGGAACATGAATGGAACGGCCTGATGAAGAGAGATGCGGGATTGAAACAATTTCTAACAGATAGTAAAATCCCAACACCCTTGAATCCCAgagatgccttttttgggggtagAACAAACGCCACATGCCTGTACTATAAACCAAAACAGGGAGAACAAATCTTGTATTATGATTTTACAAGCTTGTACCCCTTTGTGAACAAGAACAAGATGTATCCGATAGGTCACCCTGAAATAATCTACCAAAACTTTGGGGATATAAAACAGTATTTTGGACTTGCAAAAGTTAAAGTGTACACTCCGAGAGGCCTATACTTTCCTGTACTGCCGCATAAGGCAGGCGGAAAATTAATGTTTAGTCTGTGTGCAACTTGTACGGAAAATCAACAAGTCACAGAATGCCTCCATAACGATGAGGAAAGAGCCCTAACCGGCACATGGTGTACTGTAGAATTGAATGTGGCTCTAGAGAAAGGCTACAGAATTGCAGAGATCTACGAAGTTTGGCATTTTGAAAGGAAGTCAAAAAACTTGTTTTCAGGTTATATTAACATGCATCTCCGTCAAAAACAGGAGGCTAGCGGGTATCCCGATTGGTGCAGAACAGAGGAAGATAAAGAGCGGTATGTTCGGgattatgaaaagaaggaaggtgtCCTTTTACGCAGGGAACATATTGAAGTCAATCCTGCTAAAAGACAGATTGCTAAACTGTTTTTAAACTCATTGTGGGGTAAATTTGGCCAGAGTACCAATCATATGACAACATCTGTGGTGACAGAACCTGAAGAATTATTTCAATATCTTTTTGTTCCCTATTACGAAGTGTCCTCCTGCGAATTTTTGGATGATGAAGCAGCCGTTGTAACGTGGAAAACCGCCAAAAACCAACCTACTAAGTCAACGTGTACAAATGTGTTCATTGCGGagcaaacaatatatatattgaagatctatattttaaatagttataGAAGTACTCACATtagcttctgccattctgaagcaGTCTTCTTCTATGGTCAGCCGTGCACAGTGTCTGAGGTTAATTGA